The following are encoded in a window of Nitrospinota bacterium genomic DNA:
- a CDS encoding STAS domain-containing protein translates to MKLTSKEIKGVTVFELDGNIKSMEDLETFSNTVDGVISDGCRKLLLNFEGVNFINSSGLGRLIMIIRKMGEVKGTLKVSNLGDDLEELFNFTKLNEKVNVFPTEEDALADFGNS, encoded by the coding sequence GTGAAACTTACAAGCAAAGAGATAAAGGGTGTAACAGTTTTCGAGTTGGACGGAAATATAAAGTCCATGGAGGATCTGGAAACGTTTTCCAATACGGTTGACGGCGTGATTTCAGACGGGTGCAGGAAACTTCTGCTTAACTTTGAAGGGGTGAACTTCATCAATAGCTCCGGGCTGGGGCGCCTGATCATGATAATACGGAAGATGGGGGAGGTTAAAGGAACCCTGAAGGTCTCCAATCTTGGGGATGATCTTGAAGAACTGTTCAATTTCACGAAATTGAACGAGAAAGTAAATGTATTTCCAACCGAGGAGGATGCATTAGCAGATTTTGGTAACTCCTGA
- a CDS encoding DEAD/DEAH box helicase, translating into MKFDSLNLDPSLLKGIAEMGYQKCTPVQEQGLPESLLGRDICIQAQTGTGKTGVFLITIIQRLIEMGPTKDEGNAIRALILVPTRELAVQVETQAIALCKHLPFKTVSMYGGVGYDKQQKDLLKNPEIAVATPGRLIDFIKSRTVDVSRTSILVVDEADRMFDMGFMPDVRWIVKKSPEIGKKQAMILSATLDARIRRLAGQFMKDAVEVEVEPDQITVDKVKQLLFHIGREDKMRLLLTLIEKEQMEKLLIFTNMKRTAEDVSRRLNSNGHIAEALTGDVAQQKRLRLVEKFKENKINILVATDVAARGLHVDGITHVINFDLPSEAASYVHRIGRTARAGAEGIAYTLACEDLVEHLEGIEKYIEQKIEIGHVDFELVDDKLGNYRAKTPGRRGGFGGKSEGGYHGAPRGRSSSAGGGRKTPQREYGTAKEGGAKKPFQRKHPEGGRKSEHIPEKSAVKKGMNQEERLAYYKKKYGESFSQGSK; encoded by the coding sequence ATGAAATTTGATTCGCTGAATCTTGATCCCTCGCTTCTGAAGGGGATTGCCGAAATGGGGTATCAGAAATGCACCCCTGTACAGGAACAGGGGCTTCCCGAAAGCCTTTTGGGAAGGGATATTTGTATTCAGGCTCAGACCGGAACAGGCAAAACCGGCGTGTTCCTGATAACGATAATTCAAAGGCTGATTGAGATGGGACCGACAAAAGATGAAGGCAACGCAATAAGGGCCCTCATACTTGTGCCGACCAGGGAGCTTGCCGTCCAGGTGGAGACTCAGGCGATAGCTCTGTGTAAACATCTCCCTTTCAAAACGGTATCCATGTACGGGGGGGTAGGGTATGACAAACAGCAAAAAGATCTCCTTAAAAATCCGGAGATCGCCGTTGCCACCCCTGGCAGACTGATAGATTTCATTAAAAGCAGGACGGTCGATGTTTCCAGGACCTCCATCCTTGTAGTTGATGAGGCTGACAGGATGTTTGACATGGGATTCATGCCGGATGTCAGATGGATCGTAAAAAAATCTCCCGAGATAGGGAAAAAGCAGGCGATGATCCTGTCGGCCACGCTTGATGCGCGTATCAGGAGGCTCGCGGGACAGTTCATGAAAGATGCCGTTGAAGTCGAAGTAGAGCCCGATCAAATCACCGTCGACAAGGTTAAACAGCTCCTTTTTCATATCGGGCGTGAAGACAAAATGAGGCTTCTCCTCACCTTGATAGAGAAAGAGCAGATGGAAAAGCTTCTGATCTTCACGAACATGAAGCGTACCGCCGAGGATGTTTCGCGCAGACTGAATTCAAACGGGCATATAGCGGAAGCTCTGACCGGTGATGTTGCTCAGCAGAAAAGGCTGAGGCTTGTCGAAAAATTCAAGGAAAATAAGATCAATATACTCGTAGCTACCGATGTTGCGGCGCGCGGGCTTCATGTTGACGGGATAACGCATGTAATAAACTTCGACCTTCCGTCGGAAGCGGCCAGCTATGTACACAGGATAGGGAGAACGGCGAGAGCAGGCGCGGAGGGGATAGCATATACGCTCGCGTGCGAGGACCTTGTTGAGCATCTGGAGGGGATTGAAAAATATATCGAACAGAAAATAGAGATAGGGCATGTAGATTTTGAACTTGTTGATGATAAGCTCGGCAACTATCGCGCGAAGACTCCTGGAAGAAGAGGGGGTTTCGGCGGAAAGTCTGAAGGTGGATATCATGGCGCGCCAAGGGGTAGATCCAGCTCCGCTGGCGGCGGCAGAAAAACGCCCCAAAGGGAGTATGGCACGGCAAAAGAGGGGGGGGCGAAGAAACCGTTCCAGAGGAAACATCCCGAGGGAGGAAGGAAAAGTGAACATATCCCCGAAAAAAGTGCTGTAAAAAAAGGGATGAACCAAGAGGAAAGACTTGCGTACTACAAGAAAAAGTATGGGGAGTCGTTTTCTCAAGGTTCCAAATAG